Proteins encoded together in one Thalassotalea crassostreae window:
- a CDS encoding NTP/NDP exchange transporter — translation MENSNTAEPNNNSKRFTWIERLLASGADIKPGEGWNILLLMGSLFFLLLTAYLLKPVRDTLILVEGDAEVRSYAIALQVVVLIILLPIYGIFSRKYSSRSFMIFIAVFFSFNLLLFYFLGQAGYKLSVPFFLWLGAFGVLMVSQFWAFTSQVYNRASGERLFALVAVGASLGAWVGSAISRGLIDYFNSFQMLLISIIPLLASAFLAANVKLNKSEGFNIAPAQTKQQPSLLSGFSLVTKSGYLLLIAVFVILMNWCSSIGEYLMAVLIESFYEQRVELGNINDSKENYIGKFYSEFYFWVNLVGLFVQFFIVSRLIKWAGFNIAFVLTPLLVFMGYGLLAFFPLITLFKVVKISENGLNYSLQKTTLQILFLPTTRRQQYEARAVIDTVCWRIGDLLQAATVFVGLNLLNMLPKKFLLVNLFLTLVMVILAFFIGRNYQLKCQEEKSKIE, via the coding sequence ATGGAAAATAGCAATACCGCTGAACCAAATAATAATTCAAAACGCTTCACTTGGATTGAACGACTGTTAGCAAGCGGGGCAGATATTAAGCCAGGTGAAGGCTGGAATATTCTGCTACTAATGGGTTCTTTATTTTTCTTACTACTTACCGCTTATCTATTGAAGCCGGTCAGAGATACATTAATTTTGGTGGAAGGTGACGCCGAAGTTCGCAGTTATGCTATCGCCTTACAAGTTGTTGTACTGATTATTTTACTTCCTATTTATGGCATATTTTCGCGTAAATATAGTAGCCGTAGCTTCATGATTTTTATCGCTGTATTTTTCTCTTTCAACCTTTTACTGTTTTATTTCTTAGGGCAAGCTGGATATAAGCTTTCGGTGCCGTTCTTTCTTTGGCTTGGCGCTTTTGGCGTGCTCATGGTGTCACAGTTTTGGGCTTTTACTTCTCAAGTTTATAATAGAGCATCTGGAGAAAGGCTTTTTGCTTTAGTTGCTGTTGGTGCGAGCTTAGGTGCTTGGGTAGGTTCAGCTATCTCGAGAGGGTTAATTGATTACTTTAACAGCTTCCAAATGCTGTTGATTAGTATTATTCCTTTATTAGCGTCTGCATTTTTGGCAGCCAATGTAAAACTCAATAAAAGTGAAGGGTTCAATATAGCGCCAGCTCAAACTAAACAACAACCCTCTTTGCTAAGCGGCTTCTCTCTTGTAACTAAAAGCGGTTACTTACTACTTATTGCGGTGTTTGTAATTTTAATGAACTGGTGTAGTAGTATCGGCGAATACCTAATGGCAGTATTGATCGAAAGCTTTTATGAGCAGAGAGTAGAACTTGGCAATATAAACGATTCAAAAGAAAATTATATTGGCAAATTCTACAGCGAGTTTTATTTTTGGGTAAATTTAGTCGGCCTATTTGTGCAATTTTTTATCGTTTCAAGGCTAATAAAATGGGCAGGATTTAACATTGCTTTTGTATTAACGCCATTATTGGTATTTATGGGTTATGGACTACTTGCATTTTTTCCCCTAATTACCCTATTTAAAGTCGTTAAGATATCCGAGAACGGTCTAAATTATTCACTTCAAAAAACTACATTACAAATACTATTTTTGCCAACGACACGAAGGCAACAATATGAAGCTAGGGCTGTCATTGATACTGTTTGTTGGCGAATAGGAGATTTACTGCAAGCAGCAACTGTATTTGTAGGTTTAAACCTTTTAAATATGCTGCCGAAAAAATTTCTCCTTGTTAACCTGTTTTTGACGTTAGTTATGGTTATTTTAGCTTTTTTTATTGGTCGGAATTATCAATTAAAATGCCAAGAAGAAAAGTCAAAAATCGAGTAG
- a CDS encoding 2-dehydropantoate 2-reductase N-terminal domain-containing protein — MSDISYQVGIIGAGWVGKALAAHLTEKQITTLVTARSQQVLNTLANSGLTAVNFDADFSVEVNSSVEVDVEPIKHLQKCHTLVICIPPKMRTVEAIENNNYGKQIANIINIAQAKGSHVKQLILLSSTAVYGGLTGAVNEQTPLAKSNDKSTILQNVEQQVLSSKVQSPVVLRLAGLIGYNRFPGRFFAGRTIADPESVVNLIHRDDVIKVLSKLIEDNLAKQEFISTPAVLNVVAPTHPSRKSFYGKAVSLISDEPAEFNTQPKSSEELGKQVDSIMIDLLNVEYTHPCLMTYLENSAIEELNS; from the coding sequence ATGAGCGACATATCTTATCAAGTAGGGATCATTGGTGCTGGCTGGGTAGGTAAAGCTTTGGCAGCGCACTTAACCGAGAAGCAAATCACGACATTAGTTACTGCGCGCAGTCAACAGGTGTTAAATACATTGGCGAACAGTGGTTTAACAGCGGTTAATTTTGATGCCGACTTTAGCGTTGAAGTAAATTCTTCAGTAGAAGTTGACGTCGAGCCTATTAAGCATCTACAAAAGTGTCACACTTTAGTGATATGCATACCACCGAAAATGCGCACTGTAGAGGCGATTGAGAATAATAATTATGGCAAACAAATAGCCAACATAATTAATATCGCTCAAGCAAAAGGTTCTCATGTTAAGCAACTCATCTTACTGAGTAGTACCGCTGTGTATGGTGGATTGACAGGAGCGGTTAACGAGCAAACACCGCTAGCGAAAAGCAATGATAAATCGACCATTCTACAAAACGTAGAACAGCAAGTTCTAAGTAGTAAAGTCCAGTCTCCAGTTGTATTGCGATTGGCCGGATTAATTGGCTACAATCGCTTTCCTGGGCGTTTCTTTGCCGGGCGTACCATCGCTGATCCAGAGTCAGTCGTTAACCTAATTCATCGAGATGATGTGATTAAAGTACTCTCTAAATTGATTGAAGATAATCTAGCTAAACAAGAGTTTATCAGCACACCTGCAGTGCTAAATGTTGTTGCACCGACTCATCCAAGTCGAAAATCATTCTATGGTAAAGCTGTTTCACTTATCAGTGATGAACCGGCAGAATTTAACACTCAGCCTAAGTCGTCAGAGGAATTAGGTAAGCAAGTTGATTCGATTATGATAGATTTACTCAATGTCGAATATACACATCCATGCTTAATGACGTATCTCGAAAATAGTGCAATAGAAGAGTTAAACAGCTAA